One segment of Metallosphaera cuprina Ar-4 DNA contains the following:
- a CDS encoding class I SAM-dependent methyltransferase, with protein MFDDPEGYLKWYKTHELTYENERRAIESLNPRDCLDIGSGPSVFHESIKGNVVSLDLSEFMLGSVEGDRVLADAHFLPFRERAFPCTFSSVTICFLDNLEDFIKEVKRVTRGYFIGCIVRADSSWGEFYSNLGKRGHKYYSKANFISKADFLTLVRKHFVIDKIASVLKYGPTDQEVREEPIGEDGAYVCVRGVRPPDGPGLSNHSR; from the coding sequence ATGTTTGACGACCCCGAAGGATATTTGAAATGGTACAAAACGCATGAGCTGACTTACGAAAACGAGAGAAGGGCTATAGAATCTCTTAACCCAAGGGATTGTCTTGATATAGGATCCGGACCTTCAGTATTTCATGAGAGCATAAAAGGGAACGTTGTCTCCTTGGATTTATCAGAGTTCATGCTAGGATCGGTAGAGGGTGATAGGGTTTTGGCGGACGCCCATTTCCTTCCGTTTAGGGAGAGAGCGTTCCCGTGTACCTTCTCGTCAGTCACAATATGTTTCCTTGACAACCTTGAGGACTTCATTAAGGAGGTTAAAAGAGTTACTAGGGGATATTTCATTGGATGCATCGTGAGGGCGGACTCCAGCTGGGGCGAATTCTACTCTAACCTAGGGAAGAGGGGACATAAGTACTACTCAAAAGCAAATTTCATTAGTAAGGCGGATTTTCTAACTCTAGTCAGGAAGCACTTCGTCATAGATAAAATAGCTTCCGTACTGAAATACGGACCAACGGATCAGGAGGTGAGAGAGGAACCCATAGGGGAGGACGGAGCGTATGTGTGCGTGAGAGGAGTTAGGCCTCCTGACGGTCCAGGCCTCAGTAACCACTCTAGATAA
- the herA gene encoding DNA double-strand break repair helicase HerA: MIIGYVIGEASPQEALMLAEKPVRVGRYVVLEYDGIKVLGLITYVSRGSPLLDITLNDIKIVQKMKDLDTSIPQFVKAVIKLLYDMRSKSIPDLPPGPGTPVRLAEEEELLEIFSEGDIVIGSLIGVNIPVKIKVNSLSRHLAILAATGSGKSNTVAVLSQAIASIGGSVVVFDYHGEYYGSDIKPLNNIDPKLNPLYLTPKEFATLLDIRSNAHIQYRFLRQAFTTYVNEIRERMKDGNVNYAELNNSFVSDIEKKVDEIAADEKQRSQKDAADEVKNKIEEFADKYGDIVDLTVSDIVSRLRPSSVNVVDISRMDEESMDAVVSHYLRRILDSRKEYKHRKTGLGFPVVTVIEEAHVFISKNDDTLTKYYVSKISREGRKFGVSMVIVSQRPKGLDDTILSQMTNKIILRMVEPTDKKYVLEASDNLTEDLVEQLSSLGVGEAIVIGNLVKLPAFIKISKFAGNLGGSDPDILGEWNKFMKSINVDSEFG; the protein is encoded by the coding sequence ATGATTATCGGTTACGTAATAGGAGAGGCATCACCTCAGGAAGCTTTGATGCTCGCCGAGAAGCCTGTGAGAGTTGGGCGTTACGTAGTGCTAGAGTACGATGGGATTAAGGTTCTGGGTTTAATCACGTACGTGAGTCGAGGTAGTCCTCTCCTTGACATTACTTTGAACGACATTAAGATAGTTCAGAAAATGAAGGACCTGGACACCTCAATACCTCAATTCGTTAAGGCCGTCATCAAACTACTTTACGACATGAGATCAAAGTCAATTCCAGACCTACCTCCTGGTCCTGGAACGCCCGTGAGGCTAGCTGAGGAGGAGGAGCTCTTAGAAATTTTCTCGGAGGGCGATATTGTAATAGGATCTTTAATTGGGGTCAACATACCTGTTAAAATTAAGGTCAACTCGTTATCTCGTCATCTCGCCATTTTAGCTGCAACGGGTAGCGGAAAATCTAATACCGTGGCTGTCCTCTCTCAGGCGATCGCGTCAATAGGTGGTTCCGTAGTAGTGTTCGACTATCACGGTGAGTATTACGGGTCCGATATAAAACCATTAAATAATATAGATCCAAAATTGAATCCATTATATCTCACTCCTAAAGAGTTTGCTACACTTTTAGATATCAGATCTAATGCTCATATACAATATAGATTTTTAAGGCAAGCTTTCACAACGTACGTTAACGAGATAAGGGAGAGGATGAAGGACGGTAACGTAAATTACGCGGAGCTAAACAACTCATTCGTTTCAGATATAGAGAAGAAGGTTGATGAGATCGCGGCAGACGAGAAGCAGAGATCACAAAAAGACGCAGCTGATGAGGTTAAGAACAAGATAGAGGAGTTTGCTGATAAGTATGGGGACATAGTTGATTTGACGGTGTCAGACATAGTGTCCAGATTAAGGCCTTCATCGGTCAACGTTGTGGACATAAGTAGGATGGATGAGGAGTCAATGGACGCGGTAGTCTCTCACTACTTAAGGAGGATCCTCGATAGCAGAAAAGAGTATAAACATAGAAAAACGGGCTTAGGTTTTCCAGTTGTTACGGTTATTGAGGAGGCGCATGTATTTATTTCGAAAAACGATGACACACTTACCAAATATTACGTTTCTAAGATATCAAGGGAAGGGAGGAAGTTCGGGGTGAGCATGGTCATAGTTAGTCAGAGACCCAAAGGCTTAGATGACACTATATTGAGCCAGATGACGAACAAGATCATCTTAAGAATGGTGGAACCAACGGACAAGAAATACGTGCTGGAGGCTAGCGATAACTTGACGGAGGATCTGGTTGAACAGCTGTCCTCTTTAGGAGTTGGAGAAGCTATAGTGATAGGTAACCTAGTGAAGTTGCCAGCTTTCATAAAGATCTCTAAGTTCGCTGGCAACTTGGGAGGATCAGATCCAGACATATTGGGAGAGTGGAACAAGTTCATGAAGTCTATAAACGTAGACTCCGAGTTCGGATGA
- a CDS encoding nucleoside hydrolase: MARKVLIDSDTASDDTIAIMLSSRLFELLGVTIVAGNVEFKDQIRNALFTLEYINREDVPVYLGFDRPILGTWRTVEEVHGSNGMGGWQFKDPAKKPESEHAIDAIIRLSKEFSGEIEILAVSPLTNLALAYLRDRSIVNRIKKVWIMGGALTRGNTTPLAEFNFWVDPEAAKIVLDAGFDVTIVPWETAEDYGLIDLETWGRIRKMGTKLSNFFVNVNKTLLEYSIKQGNRGSVHPDSLTVYLAYDNSSITEQRRFKVNVELCSTSRGGMLIDWYGKDNLNSNLVLRADSNKFKDELLLTLSSF, translated from the coding sequence ATGGCTCGTAAAGTTCTAATAGATTCGGATACGGCCTCTGATGATACTATCGCCATTATGCTATCTTCAAGGCTGTTTGAGCTTCTTGGCGTCACGATAGTAGCAGGTAACGTGGAGTTCAAGGATCAGATAAGAAACGCTCTCTTCACCTTGGAGTACATAAACCGAGAAGATGTACCCGTTTATTTAGGTTTTGATAGACCTATTTTAGGAACGTGGAGGACCGTAGAGGAGGTACACGGAAGTAACGGAATGGGGGGATGGCAATTTAAAGATCCGGCGAAGAAGCCAGAGAGTGAACATGCAATAGACGCTATAATCAGGTTATCCAAGGAGTTCTCTGGAGAGATTGAAATATTGGCCGTTTCACCATTAACTAACCTTGCCTTAGCTTACTTGAGAGATAGATCGATAGTAAATAGGATCAAGAAGGTTTGGATCATGGGGGGCGCACTGACTAGAGGCAACACCACGCCCTTAGCGGAGTTCAACTTTTGGGTTGATCCTGAGGCCGCTAAGATAGTCCTGGATGCTGGATTTGACGTTACTATCGTACCGTGGGAAACTGCGGAGGACTACGGCTTAATAGATCTGGAGACGTGGGGTAGAATAAGGAAAATGGGTACTAAGTTGTCTAACTTCTTCGTCAACGTTAACAAAACCTTGCTTGAATACTCCATTAAACAGGGCAACAGAGGAAGCGTTCATCCCGACTCCTTAACGGTCTACCTAGCGTATGACAACTCCTCAATAACGGAACAAAGGAGGTTTAAAGTGAACGTTGAGCTTTGCTCCACCTCAAGGGGTGGTATGCTGATAGACTGGTATGGTAAAGATAACCTAAACAGCAACCTAGTGCTTAGGGCGGATTCGAACAAGTTTAAGGACGAACTGCTACTTACCCTTTCTTCATTTTAG
- the nurA gene encoding DNA double-strand break repair nuclease NurA, with protein MIDRVYQELVTRRSDLIGRLNVFQRDLDTDLELKVKRSWNEFSPSSARAKKLVAVDGGQFVKELRTGTVFVLNVEALITEGVRIVGAEQDVKSGVFRPGNKAKERVGELMALMELMVALKAGTSGELILMDGSLRKKLGEVKRFNGSFNEGEIRSLEEKDEDYMLDHIIYEKQAYLAELIKRFGSKVVWISKVSRSRDLFHHELSDVAVLEITTSSPGYSSIVCGPLTRTRVEEGDVRRGLEDKEVCSFYARLDHGERVLRIDVIGVPTPKFIESLLQDLYSVSIKGYPYPLVRVHYDVKVSRDDRKRIIHMLNLTTRRSVSWWPNQFY; from the coding sequence ATGATCGACAGAGTCTACCAGGAGTTAGTCACACGGAGGTCAGACCTGATAGGTAGGTTAAACGTATTTCAACGCGATCTAGATACGGACTTGGAGCTCAAAGTCAAGAGAAGTTGGAACGAATTCTCTCCCTCCTCAGCTAGGGCTAAGAAGCTTGTCGCCGTGGACGGTGGACAATTCGTTAAGGAGCTCAGGACCGGAACCGTGTTTGTGCTGAACGTGGAGGCTCTCATTACGGAGGGAGTTAGAATCGTGGGAGCTGAACAGGACGTCAAATCTGGCGTGTTCAGACCCGGAAACAAAGCCAAAGAGAGGGTGGGAGAACTCATGGCGTTAATGGAGCTCATGGTAGCTCTAAAGGCCGGAACAAGTGGCGAACTCATACTAATGGATGGAAGCCTGAGGAAAAAACTAGGAGAAGTTAAGCGATTTAACGGGAGCTTCAATGAGGGAGAAATACGTTCTCTGGAGGAAAAGGATGAAGACTACATGTTAGATCATATAATTTACGAGAAGCAGGCCTATCTGGCGGAACTTATTAAAAGGTTCGGTTCTAAGGTAGTGTGGATATCTAAGGTTAGCAGATCTAGGGATCTGTTCCATCACGAACTTTCTGATGTGGCCGTTTTAGAGATAACGACGAGTTCTCCTGGTTACTCATCGATCGTATGCGGTCCATTAACTCGAACGAGAGTGGAGGAGGGAGACGTTAGGAGGGGCTTAGAAGATAAGGAAGTATGCAGCTTTTACGCAAGGTTAGATCATGGAGAGAGAGTTTTAAGGATTGACGTGATAGGAGTTCCCACTCCGAAATTTATAGAGAGCTTGCTCCAGGACCTTTATTCGGTGTCAATTAAGGGATATCCATACCCTTTGGTTAGGGTACACTACGACGTTAAGGTTTCGAGAGACGATAGGAAGAGGATAATTCACATGCTCAATTTGACTACGAGAAGAAGCGTAAGTTGGTGGCCTAATCAGTTCTATTGA
- a CDS encoding archaea-specific SMC-related protein, which yields MRVRIRNIGGITTPLDVDLTKGVNVYTAPNAYGKSSLSKALVSLLTSEITAEDLLNVFSDTGYIEVKYNNKEYYRRIVRSKGKISENINLIMDDKRALMLSFFSPENKLLNQILGGQEQIEWFISTTSEIEKIKQLKLNVDQKLKLIREENEELRNKYKDAVTIQAEIKTIENEIEMIKKENESDRLINSTTQTISVTRQNKLLELNSKIEQKKKELSDLQNKHMKLELEIQQKESMIKPEIKKIFEDQLNQIVQDLQRKTGLRNETEIGIRVLERVLDEIKEAEKEHLSTCYVCGSHVDPENWRTRIDIISNELRLRMNSLEGVKREIDELNGKRDEITRKLAEFEGVRNEIERLRSKKQELIARMEMVKDQIGELERQKREMEDRFNKSSEVIRVMGQEDAVSKRLNELLNKKSQLEYELASLGIPTSTLNRIKEKEKEIEELEAQSEQLQKEYITRLSRAREEFTKIANYLMKELEFNLEAEITPDFSLVVRRNGTLMDLRKLSSSERTSLALVLVITAIKAYFKTPFFIVDESFMTFDQKRFQKLVDYLKDLTDYIIITRSDENVALVKQDREESQVTPA from the coding sequence ATGAGAGTTAGAATTAGGAATATAGGTGGGATAACTACACCGCTCGACGTTGATTTGACTAAAGGAGTTAACGTTTACACCGCACCTAACGCTTATGGTAAGTCCTCACTATCTAAGGCTTTAGTTTCCTTGTTAACCTCAGAGATTACAGCAGAGGACCTTTTGAACGTTTTCTCCGACACTGGATACATAGAGGTGAAGTACAACAACAAGGAGTACTATAGGAGGATCGTGAGATCGAAGGGAAAGATAAGCGAAAACATTAACCTCATTATGGACGACAAGAGGGCGCTTATGCTATCATTCTTCTCACCTGAGAACAAACTGCTTAACCAGATCTTGGGAGGTCAGGAGCAGATCGAGTGGTTCATTTCGACTACATCAGAAATAGAAAAGATAAAGCAACTGAAGTTAAACGTTGACCAAAAGCTCAAACTCATCAGGGAAGAAAACGAGGAGCTTAGGAACAAGTATAAGGACGCCGTCACAATACAGGCCGAGATAAAGACAATTGAGAACGAAATAGAGATGATAAAGAAGGAAAACGAGAGCGATAGGCTGATAAATAGCACTACGCAAACGATCTCCGTCACTAGACAGAACAAGTTGCTCGAGCTTAACTCAAAGATAGAGCAGAAGAAGAAGGAGCTTTCAGATCTTCAAAATAAACACATGAAGCTGGAGCTTGAGATTCAACAGAAGGAGTCTATGATTAAACCTGAAATAAAGAAAATCTTTGAAGACCAACTAAATCAAATTGTTCAAGACCTTCAGAGAAAGACCGGCTTGAGGAATGAGACTGAGATAGGTATAAGGGTGTTAGAGAGAGTGTTGGACGAAATAAAGGAGGCTGAGAAGGAGCACCTGAGCACATGTTACGTATGTGGAAGTCACGTCGATCCGGAAAACTGGAGGACTAGAATTGACATAATATCAAACGAGCTGAGGCTAAGAATGAACTCGCTTGAGGGAGTGAAAAGAGAGATAGACGAACTGAACGGAAAGAGGGACGAAATAACGAGAAAGCTTGCTGAATTTGAAGGCGTTAGGAACGAAATAGAAAGGCTAAGAAGCAAGAAGCAGGAGCTCATAGCTAGGATGGAAATGGTAAAGGATCAGATAGGCGAACTGGAGAGACAAAAGAGGGAGATGGAGGACAGGTTCAACAAGAGTTCAGAGGTCATTAGGGTTATGGGGCAGGAGGATGCGGTATCTAAGAGGTTGAATGAGCTTCTAAACAAGAAGAGTCAACTTGAATACGAACTTGCCAGCCTTGGCATACCTACATCTACGTTAAACAGGATAAAGGAGAAGGAGAAGGAAATCGAAGAGCTGGAGGCTCAGTCGGAGCAGCTTCAAAAGGAGTATATAACTAGGTTATCTAGAGCTAGAGAGGAGTTCACAAAGATCGCGAACTACTTAATGAAGGAACTGGAGTTTAATCTAGAGGCTGAGATAACACCTGACTTTTCACTGGTCGTCAGGAGGAACGGGACTCTTATGGACTTGAGGAAGCTCTCCTCTTCAGAGAGGACCTCTTTAGCGTTGGTTCTAGTTATAACCGCAATAAAGGCTTACTTTAAGACCCCGTTCTTCATCGTGGACGAATCGTTCATGACGTTCGACCAAAAACGCTTCCAAAAGTTGGTTGACTACCTTAAGGACCTAACTGACTACATAATAATAACGAGAAGCGATGAAAACGTAGCTCTGGTGAAGCAGGATAGAGAGGAGAGCCAGGTTACTCCAGCGTAG
- a CDS encoding AAA family ATPase, whose amino-acid sequence MRIESVSLKDFLSHDRTQVNFKGEINVIIGQNGAGKSSIIDAITFALFKEARENVSELIRKGSKSAEVELILKEGSNSFKVVRSIPASDYFYENDKLSARQSREVDKKVESIGLNKKVMLSTTFVKQGEIESVFEDLTGVLKKVMMIDSLEKLTSSDGKIKRLIDAYEVEMKSYQRYEDELKRVSSDILSTSSDIATLEASVSSLQDELHRLHELEDIKSKEVATLEEKFKVYTEVRTQLETNRRERTQILNELDSYKDLDSQLAESQTRLKELQELTKKKDLISKLESETKRYQELNIVLRDEMKRRDSIKANLDLKEKLEPYHKEYQELYQKQRDLREAYEKFRELRAALCERRRQRDLNSKKLAAVKLVRKAEDLERELSLMSAERDEAHNEISRLELELVQIRKGREALISANEGKCPVCGGPLDEAHRKELIDKYDRREREIVGEMESLQRKYESLKREVEILNKQLSEARSNESLIKTIQENLEGLNQEIAQLEASLSELTEKANQYELINERLEHLKEYEDEYNSVRSYKEEDLYELEEMLATHEHTLHDVKEEINNLKREVGNLTRDQIERAELELQEVTNRLNELNKKRGKREELVKRRYVLEESIERLKQKLDALNFEEEELRKAKVELDSIRRQVQTVERDLGEKRGKLEQMRISLSNLERTKRDLETKLSEANKLRNEKERLEKLRQVLSESRLQSFLISTLISRIENNLNDIMSMFNMSFSRVTIRMGSTKGLKGKVEIKVYTQSGQELQIGLLSGGERIALALALRIAIARSLMGELGFMILDEPTTHLDSERRTELLSIIRDSMNVVPQIIVVTHDEEVLQIADYVLRVEKLGDVSRVKEEVIQ is encoded by the coding sequence ATGAGGATAGAGAGTGTAAGTTTAAAGGACTTCCTTAGCCACGATAGGACTCAAGTCAACTTTAAGGGAGAGATCAACGTCATTATAGGACAGAACGGTGCAGGTAAGAGCTCAATAATTGACGCGATAACTTTCGCCCTTTTCAAGGAAGCTAGGGAGAACGTGTCGGAGTTGATTAGGAAAGGTAGTAAGTCGGCCGAAGTCGAGTTAATTTTGAAAGAGGGGTCGAACTCCTTTAAGGTAGTCAGGTCCATCCCAGCCTCTGATTACTTTTATGAGAACGATAAGCTTTCCGCGAGACAGAGTAGGGAAGTCGACAAGAAGGTTGAGAGTATAGGGTTAAACAAGAAGGTCATGTTGTCAACGACTTTCGTCAAACAAGGGGAAATCGAGAGCGTCTTTGAGGACCTTACAGGCGTCCTTAAGAAGGTTATGATGATAGATAGCTTGGAGAAGCTCACCTCATCTGACGGTAAGATCAAGAGGTTAATAGACGCCTACGAGGTAGAGATGAAATCTTATCAGAGATATGAAGACGAGTTGAAGAGGGTAAGCAGTGACATTCTGAGTACATCCTCGGATATAGCCACTCTCGAAGCGTCTGTTAGTAGCCTTCAGGACGAACTTCATAGACTGCACGAGCTAGAAGACATTAAAAGTAAAGAGGTTGCGACTCTTGAGGAGAAGTTCAAAGTTTACACAGAGGTGAGGACTCAGCTGGAGACTAACAGGAGGGAACGGACTCAAATCCTAAACGAGCTCGACTCATACAAGGACCTAGATTCTCAGTTAGCTGAGAGTCAAACTAGGCTCAAAGAGCTTCAGGAGTTAACTAAGAAGAAGGACCTTATATCAAAGCTAGAGAGCGAAACCAAAAGGTATCAGGAGTTAAACATCGTGTTGAGGGACGAGATGAAAAGGAGAGACTCAATAAAGGCTAACTTAGACCTTAAGGAGAAATTGGAACCTTACCATAAGGAGTACCAAGAGCTCTATCAGAAACAGAGGGACTTAAGAGAAGCGTATGAGAAGTTCAGGGAATTAAGGGCCGCACTTTGTGAGAGAAGGCGACAGAGGGATTTAAACTCGAAGAAGTTAGCTGCAGTCAAGCTAGTCAGGAAGGCTGAGGACTTGGAGAGAGAGCTCAGCTTAATGTCCGCGGAAAGAGACGAAGCGCACAACGAAATCAGTCGACTTGAACTCGAACTAGTCCAGATAAGGAAGGGCAGAGAAGCTTTGATCTCAGCTAATGAAGGGAAGTGTCCTGTTTGTGGAGGACCGCTGGACGAGGCTCATAGGAAGGAGCTTATTGACAAGTACGATAGGAGAGAGAGGGAAATCGTGGGCGAGATGGAGAGCTTACAGAGAAAGTATGAGTCGCTAAAGAGGGAGGTTGAGATATTGAATAAACAACTCAGTGAGGCTAGATCGAATGAGAGCTTAATTAAGACGATCCAAGAGAACTTAGAGGGTTTGAACCAGGAGATAGCTCAACTTGAGGCAAGCCTGAGCGAGCTTACAGAAAAGGCTAATCAATACGAACTAATAAATGAGAGATTGGAACACCTCAAGGAGTACGAAGACGAGTACAACTCAGTTAGAAGTTACAAGGAAGAGGACTTGTATGAGTTGGAAGAGATGTTAGCTACTCACGAACATACGTTACACGACGTCAAAGAGGAGATCAACAATCTTAAACGAGAGGTAGGTAACTTAACCAGAGATCAGATAGAGAGGGCTGAGCTCGAGTTACAAGAGGTCACTAATAGGTTAAACGAGTTAAATAAAAAGAGAGGAAAACGTGAGGAGTTAGTTAAAAGAAGGTACGTCCTAGAAGAAAGTATAGAGAGGTTGAAACAAAAACTTGACGCGTTAAATTTTGAGGAGGAGGAGTTGAGAAAAGCTAAGGTGGAGTTGGACTCAATAAGGAGGCAAGTTCAAACAGTCGAGAGGGACTTAGGCGAAAAGAGGGGGAAGCTGGAACAAATGAGGATAAGTTTGAGTAATCTAGAGAGAACAAAGAGGGACTTGGAGACTAAGCTTTCAGAGGCGAACAAATTGAGAAACGAAAAGGAAAGGCTAGAAAAGTTGCGACAAGTTCTATCCGAGAGCAGGCTTCAGTCCTTTCTCATATCTACATTGATCAGTAGGATAGAAAACAACCTAAATGACATAATGTCGATGTTTAACATGTCATTTTCAAGGGTTACAATACGCATGGGTTCCACGAAAGGTTTGAAAGGTAAGGTCGAGATCAAGGTTTACACTCAATCAGGACAGGAACTACAGATAGGGTTGCTTAGTGGGGGCGAAAGGATAGCTCTTGCCTTAGCCTTAAGGATAGCCATCGCTAGATCATTGATGGGAGAGCTAGGCTTCATGATATTGGACGAACCTACCACCCACTTAGACTCCGAGAGGAGGACCGAGTTGCTTTCCATAATAAGGGACTCCATGAACGTGGTTCCTCAAATAATCGTGGTAACTCACGACGAGGAGGTGTTGCAGATCGCTGATTACGTCTTGAGGGTTGAGAAACTAGGTGACGTAAGTAGGGTCAAGGAGGAGGTGATCCAATGA
- a CDS encoding CBS domain-containing protein, translating to MGIVREVVVLRPFDNLLYASKLMAVESIPKSIVIDENGSPIGIITQKDIVKFVHSMGEERSLEEVMLSEVMRKDVICVNPSIDPFDAAQIMIDKKQPLLAVCNEEEKAVGMIIKSDLSNFYASQVKGLQKVRELMSSPVVTIEPSDKLGVAVERLVSSNLSRLVVQTNGRVVGVVTTTDLLYVAPALKFKDSKIEVRDVMSPNVIVVDSNEDMANAARLMASRKIKGIPIVEKDGKLAGIVTTTDVVRALMDQSVKKYLFEIKMYTSTF from the coding sequence ATGGGTATAGTTAGGGAAGTTGTGGTTTTGAGGCCTTTCGATAACTTACTCTACGCATCGAAATTGATGGCTGTGGAGAGTATACCGAAATCGATAGTTATAGACGAGAACGGTTCTCCTATAGGCATCATAACGCAAAAGGACATAGTTAAATTCGTTCACAGCATGGGAGAGGAGAGGTCCCTGGAGGAGGTAATGTTATCTGAGGTTATGAGGAAAGACGTGATATGCGTCAATCCAAGCATAGATCCCTTCGATGCGGCGCAAATAATGATAGATAAGAAACAACCGTTGCTCGCGGTCTGTAACGAGGAGGAGAAGGCTGTCGGGATGATCATAAAAAGCGATCTGAGCAACTTTTACGCCTCTCAAGTCAAAGGGTTACAAAAGGTGAGGGAGTTGATGAGCTCACCGGTTGTGACGATAGAGCCCTCTGACAAGCTGGGCGTTGCGGTTGAGAGGCTGGTTTCGAGCAACCTTAGCAGATTGGTAGTTCAGACGAACGGGAGGGTAGTAGGAGTCGTTACCACAACCGATCTACTTTACGTAGCGCCCGCCCTTAAGTTTAAGGATAGTAAGATAGAGGTGAGGGATGTGATGAGTCCTAACGTTATAGTTGTAGACAGCAACGAGGATATGGCTAACGCGGCCAGGCTTATGGCCTCTAGGAAAATAAAGGGGATCCCAATAGTAGAGAAGGATGGGAAGTTGGCGGGAATTGTAACGACGACAGATGTCGTGAGAGCTCTAATGGACCAGAGCGTGAAAAAGTACCTCTTTGAGATAAAGATGTACACCTCAACCTTTTGA
- the mre11 gene encoding DNA double-strand break repair protein Mre11, with translation MQFLHISDTHLGSRRYNKESREKDVYDAFSQLMESAVREHVKGVIHTGDLFDVYKPGNRALKFFIDKVKLLRDKGIEFINIPGDHDTPKIKEELYPQRLLWESLGLIKVLMGDQDPKFYEMVEDGLSLRIYGVRHMNTSLKDKLIFTLNSLKPEGDRNVLMIHQGIRDILPYQGAWQLEIGSLPKDFQYYACGHIHTRVIQDLPGGGKLVISGSPEIIREDEIEGWKKYGKGGFLIDLSKKEPTVQSINVDVRPQEVITLNVNDIDNELVKLRQSYSGLKKEPILHIVLEGDSIKRDYAMKKISKSLSGLVDFYRIYKDNTVSVGSNQVKVDERSTITDLIRSYLKSQSYSDSEVELILDAIDKYDSDEAESILRKFAEMGR, from the coding sequence ATGCAGTTTCTTCACATATCTGACACTCATCTAGGGAGTAGAAGATACAACAAGGAGTCTAGGGAAAAAGACGTTTATGACGCCTTCTCGCAGCTGATGGAGTCCGCCGTTAGAGAGCACGTGAAGGGAGTAATACATACAGGGGATTTGTTTGACGTCTACAAACCCGGGAACAGAGCGTTAAAGTTCTTCATAGATAAGGTCAAACTCCTGAGAGATAAAGGCATTGAGTTCATTAACATTCCGGGCGATCACGACACTCCTAAAATTAAGGAGGAGCTCTACCCTCAGAGGCTTCTCTGGGAGTCACTAGGACTGATCAAGGTCTTAATGGGAGATCAAGATCCTAAGTTTTATGAGATGGTGGAGGACGGTTTGAGCTTAAGGATATATGGGGTTAGACACATGAACACTAGCCTAAAGGATAAGCTGATCTTCACCCTTAACTCGCTTAAACCGGAAGGAGACAGGAACGTCTTAATGATTCACCAAGGGATAAGAGATATTCTCCCTTATCAAGGCGCGTGGCAACTGGAGATAGGCTCCTTACCGAAGGACTTTCAATATTACGCGTGCGGCCACATCCACACTAGGGTAATTCAAGACCTTCCGGGTGGAGGGAAGCTCGTGATATCCGGCTCACCTGAGATAATTAGGGAGGATGAAATAGAGGGTTGGAAGAAGTACGGTAAGGGAGGATTTCTAATCGATTTGAGCAAAAAAGAACCTACAGTTCAGAGCATTAACGTTGATGTCAGACCACAAGAGGTGATAACTCTGAACGTGAACGATATTGACAACGAGTTAGTTAAGCTGAGGCAATCCTACTCAGGTCTGAAAAAGGAGCCCATCCTTCACATAGTACTGGAGGGGGATTCTATAAAGCGGGACTACGCTATGAAGAAGATATCTAAAAGCCTTAGTGGACTCGTAGACTTCTATAGGATATACAAGGATAACACGGTAAGTGTGGGCTCTAATCAGGTTAAGGTAGATGAAAGGAGCACTATCACCGATCTGATAAGGAGTTACCTCAAGTCTCAAAGTTATTCCGATAGCGAAGTCGAATTGATATTGGACGCCATAGATAAGTATGATTCGGACGAGGCTGAATCCATACTGAGGAAGTTTGCAGAGATGGGAAGATGA
- a CDS encoding Fur family transcriptional regulator — protein sequence MEAEIVEMLRTKGLKVTPQRIAVIKEMMRGGHFSGEQIFSELKKTEPSISLSTVYNVLDTLEKAGIIRSFEAGGKTWYEVRMEPHVNVYCEDLGDVMDVDLDLSSVQKELEGRGIEPKNLSVIVYAECSKMKKG from the coding sequence ATGGAAGCAGAAATAGTTGAGATGTTACGAACCAAGGGATTGAAGGTGACCCCACAGAGGATAGCCGTGATTAAGGAAATGATGAGAGGTGGACACTTCAGTGGAGAACAGATATTCAGCGAGTTGAAGAAAACCGAACCAAGCATAAGCCTCTCAACAGTTTATAACGTGCTAGACACCCTGGAGAAGGCAGGCATAATTAGATCCTTTGAGGCAGGCGGTAAGACCTGGTATGAGGTTAGGATGGAACCTCACGTAAACGTTTACTGTGAAGATCTAGGTGACGTAATGGACGTAGATTTGGACCTCTCATCAGTTCAAAAGGAGCTAGAGGGTAGGGGGATAGAGCCTAAGAACTTAAGCGTAATTGTGTATGCAGAATGTTCTAAAATGAAGAAAGGGTAA